One stretch of Nicotiana tabacum cultivar K326 chromosome 18, ASM71507v2, whole genome shotgun sequence DNA includes these proteins:
- the LOC107813940 gene encoding putative inactive receptor kinase RLK902, whose product MVQSQITFVNHKLDSMEGYDLEDLLRSKAVLLGKGTFGFSYKAELENGKTVAVKRLKDCCLREEEFNQKIQELAKLSDHQSLLPLRAYYYSKDEKLLIFDYMPTSSLASLLHDNEVAKKAPLTWEVRTRIANGVACALEFLHAQGPGVCHGNIRSSNVLLTNTFDVRLSENGIFRLFVPNSKFVLIPGYQAPEVENAYDVSPISDVYSFGVLLLELLTGKAPLEASGKNTGVDLPSWVRDTFQEKPIIDVFDSMLLHNYQNFGEQMVQLLQLAICCTFKNPSKRPSMVAVTNRINRTCSFRS is encoded by the exons ATGGTACAAAGCCAAATAACATTTGTGAATCATAAACTAGATTCTATGGAGGGGTATGATTTGGAAGACTTGCTGAGATCAAAAGCGGTACTCTTGGGAAAGGGAACTTTTGGATTTAGCTATAAGGCAGAATTGGAAAATGGAAAAACTGTGGCTGTTAAGAGGTTAAAAGATTGTTGTTTACGTGAAGAGGAGTTTAATCAAAAGATTCAAGAATTAGCAAAATTGAGTGATCATCAGAGTTTGCTTCCTCTAAGAGCTTATTACTATTCAAAAGATGAGAAGCTTCTTATATTTGATTACATGCCCACGAGTAGCTTGGCTTCCCTTTTGCATG ACAATGAAGTGGCTAAGAAAGCTCCACTCACATGGGAAGTAAGGACTAGAATCGCTAATGGAGTTGCTTGTGCTCTCGAATTTCTCCATGCTCAAGGCCCTGGTGTTTGCCATGGTAACATAAGGTCATCCAATGTTTTACTCACCAATACTTTCGATGTTCGTCTCTCAGAAAATGGAATTTTCAGACTTTTCGTGCCAAACTCCAAGTTTGTCCTAATCCCTGGCTATCAAGCACCAGAAGTGGAAAATGCCTACGATGTTTCTCCGATATCTGATGTTTACAGCTTTGGTGTCCTGCTGTTGGAATTACTGACCGGTAAGGCCCCGTTGGAAGCAAGTGGCAAGAACACAGGGGTTGATTTACCTAGTTGGGTTCGGGATACGTTTCAAGAAAAGCCTATTATTGATGTTTTTGATAGTATGCTGCTGCATAATTACCAGAATTTTGGAGAACAGATGGTTCAATTGTTACAGCTAGCAATTTGTTGTACTTTCAAGAATCCATCTAAAAGGCCCTCAATGGTTGCAGTGACTAATAGAATAAACAGGACGTGTAGTTTTAGATCATGA
- the LOC107822610 gene encoding uncharacterized protein LOC107822610 isoform X2 — protein sequence MKYLLTICMKDKFESVDMIDHHDHILGWMKELWNKWRGHLHAKYVKDKPIYQALKNLPKGVGKKEWEWLVNEHFSSESFQIEEMVQSDMSLPSIEIVEKYCGPQTRSHVFGFGGGVTAKDLKGGTSSKVKVLSALRSTREENKSLSKENKSLHDRLSTLEDEMKEMKKIKEFFAGQQSHVSPTTMLASTE from the exons ATGAAATACTTGCTTACAATATGTATGAAG GATAAATTTGAGAGTGTTGACATGATTGATCATCATGATCATATATTGGGATGGATGAAAGAGTTATGGAACAAATGGAGAGGACACTTGCATGCCAAATATGTGAAGGATAAGCCAATCTATCAGGCTCTTAAGAATCTTCCAAAGGGAGTGGGCAAGAAAGAATGGGAGTGGTTAGTAAATGAACATTTTTCTTCAGAAAGTTTTCAG ATTGAAGAAATGGTTCAATCGGATATGTCTCTACCTAGCATAGAGATAGTAGAAAAATATTGTGGACCTCAAACTCGTAGCCATGTATTTGGATTTGGGGGCGGAGTAACGGCGAAAGACTTGAAAGGTGGCACTTCTTCAAAGGTTAAAGTACTGTCCGCGCTGCGTTCAACTAGAGAGGAAAATAAATCTTTGAGTAAGGAAAACAAATCCTTACATGATCGCTTGTCTACCTTAGAAGATGAgatgaaagaaatgaagaaaataaaggaattCTTTGCTGGTCAACAATCACATGTCTCGCCTACGACAATGCTCGCTTCAACTGAATGA
- the LOC107822610 gene encoding uncharacterized protein LOC107822610 isoform X1: MKTEMFFSRKDSTSKLDKFESVDMIDHHDHILGWMKELWNKWRGHLHAKYVKDKPIYQALKNLPKGVGKKEWEWLVNEHFSSESFQIEEMVQSDMSLPSIEIVEKYCGPQTRSHVFGFGGGVTAKDLKGGTSSKVKVLSALRSTREENKSLSKENKSLHDRLSTLEDEMKEMKKIKEFFAGQQSHVSPTTMLASTE; the protein is encoded by the exons ATGAAAACAGAAATGTTCTTTTCTAGAAAAGATAGCACCTCCAAACTG GATAAATTTGAGAGTGTTGACATGATTGATCATCATGATCATATATTGGGATGGATGAAAGAGTTATGGAACAAATGGAGAGGACACTTGCATGCCAAATATGTGAAGGATAAGCCAATCTATCAGGCTCTTAAGAATCTTCCAAAGGGAGTGGGCAAGAAAGAATGGGAGTGGTTAGTAAATGAACATTTTTCTTCAGAAAGTTTTCAG ATTGAAGAAATGGTTCAATCGGATATGTCTCTACCTAGCATAGAGATAGTAGAAAAATATTGTGGACCTCAAACTCGTAGCCATGTATTTGGATTTGGGGGCGGAGTAACGGCGAAAGACTTGAAAGGTGGCACTTCTTCAAAGGTTAAAGTACTGTCCGCGCTGCGTTCAACTAGAGAGGAAAATAAATCTTTGAGTAAGGAAAACAAATCCTTACATGATCGCTTGTCTACCTTAGAAGATGAgatgaaagaaatgaagaaaataaaggaattCTTTGCTGGTCAACAATCACATGTCTCGCCTACGACAATGCTCGCTTCAACTGAATGA